One genomic segment of Cottoperca gobio chromosome 21, fCotGob3.1, whole genome shotgun sequence includes these proteins:
- the LOC115026234 gene encoding frizzled-7-A-like, which translates to MAAARSTSGSVLLRIMWLLCGLSFSSTQHYNSESGISIPEHGFCQPISIPLCTDIAYNQTIMPNLLGHTNQEDAGLEVHQFYPLVKVQCSADLKFFLCSMYAPVCTVLEQAIPPCRSLCERARQGCEALMNKFGFQWPERLRCEAFPVHGAGEICVGQNTSEPSSPSSSSSPFSPELVTLPPNMGRPNPRPPQHNQYQFSCPLQLEVPTYLGYRFMGVDDCGAPCEPTKPTGIMYFREDEVKFGRLWVGIWSILCCVSTLFTVLTYLVDMRRFRYPERPIIFLSGCYFMVAVAYAAGFFLEDKVVCVDKFNNDGYRTVAQGTKKEGCTILFMVLYFFGMASSIWWVILSLTWFLSAGMKWGHEAIEANSQYFHLAAWAVPAIKTITILAMGQVDGDVLTGVCFVGIFNVDALRGFVLAPLFVYLFIGTSFLLAGFVSLFRIRTIMKHDGTKTEKLEKLMVRIGVFSVLYTVPATIVIACYFYEQAFREHWQRTWHMQTCKRFAVQCPVHNFAPMTPDFTVFMIKYLMTMIVGITSGFWVWSGKTLQSWRRFYKRLSNGNHGETTV; encoded by the coding sequence ATGGCGGCGGCCAGGTCCACCAGTGGCTCCGTGTTGCTGCGGATCATGTGGCTGCTGTGCGGGCTGTCCTTCTCATCGACTCAACATTACAACAGTGAGAGTGGGATATCTATTCCAGAACACGGGTTCTGCCAGCCCATCTCCATCCCGCTTTGCACCGACATCGCCTACAACCAGACTATCATGCCGAACCTGCTGGGCCACACGAACCAGGAGGACGCCGGACTAGAAGTGCACCAGTTCTACCCTCTGGTTAAGGTCCAGTGTTCTGCGGATCTAAAGTTCTTCCTCTGCTCCATGTATGCACCAGTCTGCACGGTGCTGGAGCAGGCCATCCCCCCATGTCGGTCCCTGTGTGAGCGTGCACGGCAGGGATGTGAAGCCCTCATGAATAAATTCGGCTTCCAGTGGCCGGAGCGGCTCCGCTGCGAGGCTTTCCCCGTCCACGGAGCCGGTGAGATCTGCGTCGGCCAGAACACATCCGAACCTAGCAGtccttcctcctcgtcttcccCCTTTTCACCCGAACTTGTGACCCTTCCCCCAAACATGGGGCGCCCCAACCCACGCCCGCCCCAACACAACCAGTACCAGTTCTCCTGCCCTCTACAGCTGGAGGTGCCCACCTACCTGGGTTACCGATTTATGGGGGTCGACGACTGCGGGGCCCCATGTGAGCCCACTAAACCAACCGGTATCATGTATTTCCGTGAGGATGAGGTGAAATTCGGCCGGCTGTGGGTGGGGATCTGGTCTATCCTGTGCTGTGTGAGCACCTTATTCACAGTGCTCACATATTTAGTGGACATGAGGCGGTTCAGATACCCAGAGAGACCCATCATCTTCTTGTCCGGGTGTTATTTTATGGTGGCGGTTGCCTACGCTGCTGGGTTTTTCCTGGAGGATAAAGTTGTTTGTGTAGATAAATTCAATAATGACGGCTACAGGACAGTGGCTCAGGGGACTAAAAAGGAGGGCTGCACTATCCTCTTCATGGTGTTGTACTTTTTTGGAATGGCCAGCTCCATCTGGTGGGTGATTTTGTCCCTGACTTGGTTCCTCTCTGCCGGGATGAAATGGGGCCATGAGGCGATTGAAGCTAACTCCCAGTACTTCCACCTGGCTGCCTGGGCTGTCCCGGCCATTAAAACCATAACCATCCTCGCCATGGGCCAGGTGGATGGCGACGTCCTGACCGGGGTGTGTTTCGTTGGGATCTTCAACGTGGACGCCCTTCGCGGCTTCGTCCTGGCTCCGCTTTTTGTCTACCTGTTCATCGGCACGTCCTTCCTCTTGGCCGGCTTTGTGTCCCTCTTTCGGATCCGCACCATCATGAAGCATGACGGCACTAAGACGGAGAAGCTGGAGAAGTTGATGGTGCGGATCGGTGTGTTCAGTGTGCTCTACACGGTACCGGCCACCATAGTGATCGCCTGTTACTTCTACGAGCAGGCCTTCAGGGAGCACTGGCAGCGGACCTGGCACATGCAGACCTGCAAGCGGTTCGCCGTACAATGCCCGGTTCACAACTTCGCCCCCATGACCCCAGATTTCACCGTGTTCATGATCAAATACCTGATGACCATGATAGTCGGGATCACTTCGGGTTTCTGGGTTTGGTCCGGAAAGACCCTTCAATCATGGCGGAGGTTCTACAAGCGCCTTAGCAACGGTAACCATGGCGAGACAACGGTGTGA